One Silene latifolia isolate original U9 population chromosome 4, ASM4854445v1, whole genome shotgun sequence DNA segment encodes these proteins:
- the LOC141653691 gene encoding beta-amylase 3, chloroplastic-like, which produces MALTIRPPYSFATHRMLKSLKASEEFSNLLCSPQTRSSFRVRATNPRQETLFMPEKTAILETFHELTAHHTSDTGVPVYVMLPLDTVTMGGSLNKPRIINASLMALKNAGVEGVMVDVWWGLVEKDGPLKYNWEGYAELVKMVQRHGLKLQVVMSFHQCGGNVGDSCSIPLPPWVLEEIIKNPDLVYTDKSGRRNSEYISLGCDALPLLRGRTPIQVYSDFMRSFRDRFREHMGRTIVEIQVGVGPCGELRYPSYPESNGTWRFPGIGEFQCYDKYMIASLQAAAETYGKKEWGRGGPHDSGQYNQFPEDTGFFRREGTWNTEYGKFFLEWYSGKLIEHGDNILAAANGVYQGTGAKLSGKVAGIHWHYNSRSHAAELTAGYNNSRNQDGYLPIAKMFAKHGVVLNFTCMEMKDGEQPEHANCSPESLVRQVKMATQLAGIELAGENALERYDADAFGQVLATSKSHSGSELSAFTYLRMNKKLFEGENWRQLVAFVKSMSEGEQNRRISATDFGKRDLYVGFITEKSIQAVKKPLLLELI; this is translated from the exons ATGGCGCTAACAATACGTCCTCCTTATTCTTTTGCGACCCATAGAATGCTTAAAAGCCTTAAAGCTTCTGAGGAATTCTCTAATCTCTTATGTTCTCCACAAACCAGGTCGTCATTTCGTGTTCGTGCAACTAATCCGAGGCAAGAAACACTTTTCATGCCTGAGAAAACTGCAATCTTAGAGACGTTTCATGAGTTGACAGCTCATCACACAAGTGATACAGGGGTGCCCGTATATGTGATGCTCCCATTAGACACGGTAACAATGGGTGGTAGTTTAAACAAACCTCGGATAATTAATGCGAGTCTGATGGCATTAAAAAACGCAGGCGTTGAAGGAGTCATGGTAGACGTCTGGTGGGGTTTGGTCGAGAAAGATGGACCTCTAAAGTATAACTGGGAAGGATATGCGGAGCTTGTAAAGATGGTCCAAAGACACGGCTTAAAGCTTCAAGTGGTCATGTCTTTCCACCAATGTGGAGGAAATGTGGGAGACTCTTGCAG CATCCCACTGCCCCCATGGGTACTAGAAGAAATTATCAAGAACCCTGACCTTGTCTACACAGACAAATCAGGCAGAAGGAATTCAGAATACATCAGTTTAGGCTGCGATGCACTGCCCTTGCTTAGAGGCAGAACGCCTATCCAAGTCTACTCTGACTTCATGAGAAGCTTTCGTGATAGGTTCAGAGAACATATGGGTAGGACTATTGTG GAAATTCAAGTAGGTGTTGGTCCATGTGGGGAATTAAGATATCCGTCTTACCCAGAAAGCAATGGGACTTGGAGATTTCCAGGAATTGGGGAATTTCAGTGCTACGACAAG TACATGATAGCATCGCTGCAAGCAGCAGCTGAGACATATGGAAAGAAAGAATGGGGAAGAGGTGGCCCACATGATTCAGGCCAGTACAACCAATTCCCGGAAGATACCGGGTTCTTCCGGAGAGAAGGAACATGGAATACAGAATATGGAAAGTTCTTCCTTGAGTGGTACAGCGGGAAACTAATTGAACATGGTGACAACATTCTTGCAGCTGCAAACGGAGTATATCAAGGAACTGGGGCAAAACTATCTGGAAAAGTAGCAGGGATTCACTGGCATTACAACAGCAGATCACATGCAGCTGAATTAACAGCGGGATATAATAATTCAAGAAATCAAGATGGCTACCTACCAATAGCAAAAATGTTTGCTAAACATGGAGTAGTACTCAACTTTACTTGCATGGAAATGAAAGATGGCGAACAACCAGAGCATGCAAACTGCTCACCTGAAAGCCTGGTGCGACAAGTAAAGATGGCAACACAATTAGCTGGAATTGAACTTGCTGGAGAAAATGCATTGGAAAGATATGACGCAGATGCATTCGGACAAGTTTTAGCAACCAGTAAATCACACTCTGGTAGTGAGCTGTCCGCATTTACATATTTAAGAATGAACAAGAAGTTATTTGAAGGTGAGAATTGGCGGCAATTGGTAGCTTTCGTGAAAAGCATGTCAGAAGGCGAACAAAATCGGAGAATATCAGCTACTGACTTTGGCAAGAGAGACCTTTATGTGGGATTCATCACTGAGAAGAGTATTCAAGCGGTTAAAAAACCGCTCTTGTTAGAACTGATTTAG